The following coding sequences are from one Ornithorhynchus anatinus isolate Pmale09 chromosome 18, mOrnAna1.pri.v4, whole genome shotgun sequence window:
- the GNG12 gene encoding guanine nucleotide-binding protein G(I)/G(S)/G(O) subunit gamma-12: protein MSSKTTNTNNIAQARRTVQQLRLEASIERIKVSKASADLMSYCEEHARSDPLLMGIPTSENPFKDKKTCIIL, encoded by the exons ATGTCTAGCAAAACGACAAACACCAACAATATAGCTCAGGCAAGAAGAACTGTGCAACAGCTGCGATTAGAAGCCTCCATAGAGAGAATAAAG GTTTCCAAAGCATCCGCCGATCTCATGTCCTACTGTGAGGAGCACGCCAGGAGCGATCCTTTGCTAATGGGGATCCCGACGTCAGAAAACCCTTTCAAGGATAAAAAAACGTGCATCATATTATAA